DNA from Pseudomonadota bacterium:
CAATCTGTCTGTTATTCTGGAGCATCTCTCTGGAAATATTAAGAGGAAGGTCGGAAGAGTCCACCACACCCTTTACGAATCTCAGGTAAGGAGGTATCAATTCTTCACAGTGCTCCATGATTTGCACCCTCTTGACATACAGCATCGGACCTATCTGAAAATCCTTGTAAAGGATGTTAAAGGGCGCCTTCACGGGTATGTAAAGCAATGCGCTGAATTCAGAAGTGCCTTCAGCCCTGTAATGAATCACCTTCGCCGGTTTTGAAGGATCATGGGAAACGTGTTTATAAAATTCGGCATGTTCTTCCTCGGTGACTTCCGATTTGTCCCTTAGCCACAACGCCTTCATAGAATTAAGGGTCTCTTCTTCCTTTACTTTATATTTCTCTCCTTTTTTGAGTTCACTTTCCTTTTCACGCTCCACATCCATAACAATAGGATGGCCGATAAAATCAGAATACCTTTTCACTACACTACGTATCTCCCATTGCTGGAGATATTTCTCTTCTTCTTTTGTCAGGTAAAGGATCACATCCGTGCCTTTCTGTTCTTTTTCGATCTCTTCAACGGTAAATGTACCGTCACCTGTCGACTCCCACCTGACACCTTTGTCGCCCTTCGTCCCCGCCTTTCTTGAGATAACAACAACCTTATCGGCAACCATGAAAGACGAGTAAAAGCCTACGCCGAACTGGCCTATGAGCTCCGGATTGTCCTTTAACTCTTTGTTCTGCAGGGCATTCAGGAATTCTTTTGTACCTGAATGGGCTATTGTTCCAAGAGCCTGGATTATTTCATCCTTTGTCATTCCAATACCATTATCACTCACTATCAACGTTTTGGCTTCTTTGTCAGGGATAATTTTAATCTTCCAGCCACTTTCGCTTTCAAGGATATCACCATCTGTCAGTGATTCATACTGAGCGCGGTCTATTGCATCCGAGGCATTGGAAATAAGCTCACGCAAAAAAACTTCCTTGTGTGAGTAAAGAGAGTGAATCATCAGATCGAGTAATTGCTTTACTTCTGTTTTGAATTCCAATTTTTCAACAGTCATATTTTTTCACCTCATATTTTGTATAAATTTGCCGATTAATAAAAAGCACCGGCTTTTTGTCTTCCATTATTAATTATAAGAGAATTTAAATTTCTAAGCCTGTTTTAAAATAAAATGTAAGACATGTTTCTCTGTAAATCAACTATCCAGAACTTTTCTGAGCTTTTGCGACAGCTGATCAATGCTGAAGGGTTTCTGAATAAAGGAATGACAACCATGTTTTAATATTTTTATCGCTAAATCGTTCATGCTATAACCACTTGACAATATAATCTTTACTTTTGAATTTATTGCCTTCAGGGCATCGGATATCTCCCCGCCGTTCATTTCCGGCATAACAATGTCCAGGATAACAACATCTATAAATGCATTCTGTTTTTTATAAATATCTACAGCCTCCCGTCCGCTCCTTGCAACAATCACTCTATATCCAAGCGTTTCGAGCATCTGCCTGCTTACATCAATTATTATTTCTTCATCATCAATTAGGAGAACTGTTTCGCTTCCATTTAAAATTTGCTGTGCGATAACCTTTTCTTCTACAATGGTCTCTGCTGTTGCCGGTAAAAAGATATTAAATGTAGTACCATACCCTTTACTGCTATATACATTGATAATACCACCGTGACCTCTGACTATGCCGTAAACTGTTGCAAGGCCCAACCCAGTTCCCCGACCCATTTCCTTGGTTGTAAAAAAGGGCTCAAATATGCGTTGCCTTGTTTTTTCGTCCATACCGATGCCTGTATCGGCAATAGTTATCTTTACATAATTCCCGGGTTTTATGGAAAAAGATGCTACAGAATGCTCGTCGATGATTATGTTTTCTGTTTCAAGATATATTGTGCCGCCTCCGGGCATTGCCTGCCACGCATTAACATAAAGATTGATAAATACTTGTTCAATTTGTCCTTGATCAGCTTCCACAACCCAAAGATCTTTGCGAAATTTTTTCTCGATCATAATCTCTTTTCGTGTTCTATTGAACATGACGGAAGTTCTTTCCAGTATTTCGTTTAGTTTAACCGGTTTAATCTCATATCTCCCGCTTCTTGCAAATCCCAACAGTTGTTTCGTAAGCGTTGCACCGCTCTGCACCTGTTGCTCAATACTTTTTAATTTACTATATTCGGGGTGAGAGGGATCTTTATTAAGAAGAATTAGAGATGCACACCCCTGAATACCCATGAGAAGGTTGTTGAAATCATGGGCTATACCACCTGCAAGCGTACCAATGGCTTCCATTTTCTGGGCCTGGTGGAGTTCGGCTTCAAGCCTTTTCCGGTTGTCTATGTCTTCCAGTACTCCTTCACAGTATAATGGCTTGCCCGTCTTATCCCGCACTATTTGAGCATTCATAGATAACCATATTAAATTTCCTTTTTTTTGGCGGATTTGAATTTCCTTATTTCTAACTTCTCCTTTCTCAAGAATATTCCGGGAAAACAAATGAAGTTCTGTCGGGTCCGGATAAAACTGTTCCCAGATGTCTGTAACAATATTCATAAGCTCTTCCTCGGAATCATAACCAAGCACGCGCGCAAATGCAGGGTTTGCGCTTATCAAACTTCCATCGAGCTTAGCCTGGAATATACCTTCCAGGGCGCCTTCGAATATCTTCCTGTATTTTTCTTCTGCATTTCTAAGCGCATCTTCGGCAAGTTTCCGGTCTTCAATATCCCTTATTGTGCATACAAAACAGTCTATATTTTCATCATTATCTTTCATTGGAGAGCTATTCATTAGTACAGGTATGCGCCTGCCATCCCTTGTCTGGAGAAGTGTTTCATAATTTCTTGCTTCACCTTTTTCGATGAGCCTTATCATTCTTACGCCTTCAAGAGAATCAATATATCCAGATCCAAACATCATTCCGATGTTGTTTCCGGAAAGTTCTTTTTCGCTATATCCCAACAGATCGATTGTTCCTTTATTTACTGTTTTTATATTCATATCAGGGTCAATTACAATCAAGGCATCGATCATTGTACTCATGATATTATCTGCATATGCTTTCGAGACGGTCGTTTTTTGAAGCTCTTCAGCCATCATATTGAATGAATTTGTAAGCAGACTCAGTTCATCTTTCGGTTGAACCTTTATCCTGTATGTTAGGTCGCCTTTTCCTATTATTTCTGTCCCATTAATTATCTCCTTAATTGGCTGAGCAAAATATTTAACTGAAAAATAAATGATTATGCCAAAGATTGCCAGAGAAGCTGCTAATGATAATATGAATATAAAAATATTACTGTTTATTTTTTCAAAAAACTGTCTCAAGAGACAACCGGACAAAAAAGACTGTTGAATGGGGTTAATTAAATTAACAGGGACAATATAAAAAATGAGAATATTGATCGCTAAGATTGAACTAATAATATAAAGATATATTTTCCAGAAAAAATGCATCTATTTTTTATCCCAATCAGTAAAAGTCTTTTTTATTTATGTCTTTGTTGCTTTACATTGATACAATAAATGAATAATATTTTCGATATACTTTTCTGAAACAAGCCCTCTCAGTTTTTTTTAGTATTTAAAAGTATTATTGTCGAAAACTGTTTTATTAAACATTATAATACATTTTTTGATACAGTTAATCAATAAATGCGTTTATCATCAATTTTGTTAATGCTATAATAAAGGACTTCTTTTATGAATAATATACCCAAAAAACTTCAGCATATTATCATAGCGATAGTACTTATTATAATTATAGGAACAGTCGGTTTCAAGATAGCAGGCGGTAAAAATACAACCTTTCTTGATGCCCTGTATATGACTGTAATCACAATATCTACGGTAGGATACGGAGATGTAATCGGGCTCGACGACAAACCTCTCGGTAAGTTATTCGCAATTATATTCATATTTTTAGGTGCCGGTACAGTAGCCTACCTCTTAACAGCACTCGCTGCATATATCATAGAAGGCGAACTGAAAAGGGTTTTCAGGAGGAAAAAGATGGATAAAAGGATAGAAAAGATGAAAAACCACTATATAGTATGCGGTATGGGTATGGTGGGGATGTATATTGTGCATGAGCTCTATAATACAAGAAGACATCTGGTTGCAATAGACATGGATGAGACAAGGCTGGATTACTTAAAAATCCATAATATGAATGTTGATATGATTATTGGGGATGCAACGGAAAATGAAGTTCTTGAAAAAGCAATGATTAAAAAAGCTAAGGGACTTTTTGCCGCCTCAACCTCTGATAATGATAATATTGTTATTGTCCTTACAGCAAAACAACTGAACCCGGATTTAACAATTATCTCGCGCTGTACAGATACGAAAAATGTGGACAAGTTAAAAAAGGCCGGCGCCGATACAGTTGTTGCTCTTAATTATATAGGCGGATTGAGAATGGCCTCTGAAATGGTCAGGCCACATGTCACATCTTTTCTCGACAAGATGTTGAGGGACAAAGAATCGCATTTAAGGGTCGAAGAAGTACATATACCGAAACATTCGCCTTATGCAGGGAAATCTTTGGAAGAGATAGACTTCAGGAGCATGGGGAATATACTGCTTATCGCTGTGAGAAAATCCGACGGTGATTGGGTTTATAACCCTCATCCGAAAAGCATTATTGAAAAGGAAATGAGTTTCATTGTATTGGCCACAGTCGAAGAAAGGGAGATTCTTCAGTCCCTTGTATCAGAAGAAGTCTAAATAATAAAAGCTTAATGTTCAACGTCCAGGTTGCAACATTAGGTGATTATTTTTCAGGGCATTTCCGAAGGCTTAATGATTCTTCTGATCCATCATAAAAAAAGGCGCATGATTTGAGGTAAAGAATTGCGGTTGCCTGTGTATAATTGACTGCACTGCAGGATCTCTTTTAAACTCCTTATCGAGAAAATCTCTTACCTGCCTCCTCCCCCATCCTGCAGGATGTCTGAAATCAGTATAGAGCGAAAGGTCTCCTTCATAGAAATCAACAGTGTTAACTTTCCTTGCCTCAGAGCTGTTCACCGGGAGGTTAAATACAGCAAGATTCATAAAATCAATAAAATCACTATGATTAACAACAAAATCAAGGGTATTCCTTGCCTCATCTATCGTTTCAGAAGGAGTTCCAAAAAGTAGATAGATATAAGTGGAAATACCCGCTTCCTTAATCGTTTTAAGAACCTTTGAAGCAGTTTTCACATCACAGCCTTTATTCATAAAGTCAAGTACACGTTGATCCCCCGATTCAAGGCCAAGCTTTAGCATAACACAACCGGAGTTCTTCAGTGCTCTGCAAAAATAAGGATCTGCAAGGTATTCAGCCACTCTTACAAAGCCATACCAGGGAACTCCCGGGGGGCGTTCAACAATTTTTTTCATCATTACCGGACTGATTGCATTATCCGTTAAATGAATCAAAACCGGACCATGCCGGTCAATAAGATAAGATAGGTCATCAATCACCGAATCGGGCCGGATTTGTGAATATCTGTTTCCCTCTGCTTTTTCCGGACAAAAAGTACATTTGCCCCAGTAGCATCCGGTTGATGAGCTGAACGGCAAAATAAATCCGGGAGAAAGATAGTCTTTTACTGGCATAAGGTCATAGGATGGCCGGTAATTACTTTTTTTTGATATTTTCTTGCCGAGAATCTCGAGAAGTGGTATTTCCCCTGGTCCGGAAACACAATGATCCAAAAGACCGCCGAAGGGATTCTTCCACCCCGTGTTTCTCATCCAGGAAGTAATAAGACCGCCGCCTATGATCACTTTTACGCGAGGGAACTCACGTTTCAAAAAACCAATCATAGCAAAAGCAGTCAATGCCTGGCTAAGATAATTGAGTGAAAAACCTGCAGTTGTTATCCCCTCGCCTTTCACAAACTCGGACAAGCGAACTGAAAAATATGGATAAAAGGGACTTTCCTCAGGGTGTTCCGCTACGTATATCAGGTCACTGCTTTTTACCGGAGATAGACCAGCATGATAATAATCAGCAAGACTCAGCCTGCTCCCTGTCCCAGCAGCAGCGGATTCAAGGATTCTGTTTACATCCATTATTGCCCGTTTGTACCTGTCAATATTTCTATAGATATCCCTGTTTTTGAGAGCCTCAAGGTTGCGAGACAGGTGACGGGAAGCGCGTCTTGTCCACGTATCAACAGGTTTCGGGGCATTATTTAATAGATAGTAGATACCTTCAATATTTGCATCAAGTATGTAATGCCTGATATTGGCAGCATGGAGCGCCCCTGAAAGCTTGGCAATGCCTGCAGGGGGTTCGCTGGGCTTAACGATAGGCGGATTTATTAAAATCACTTTTTGTATGCTTCGCTACAATTTATTGAAGATAGACAATTTTTCTTGTAACTCGGTAATATACATATCAATATCGGCCTTTTCATTAACTATGTATGAAGAGCCAGGGGGCTACATAGATTTTTCCCTCTTCGTTGGCAGTTTTTAAATAACAAAGCAGCGGCTGTTTGTTAAAATATCTTATTAATGTTTCCAGTATAATATTTTACCTCGTTATAATTGATATGTTTTTTTCATTTCAGCCAGACTTGCAAAATGTTTCCTCTCTTCTTCAATAATATTGTCTATTGTCACATAATGCCTCTCCGACAGGAATTGCTTTGTCTCCTGATAATACAAAATAGAATCCAACTCACGCTGCATAGCAAAACTAACAGCGGATAGCATATCGTGTACATCGGACAGTTGCTGATTGTTTATATCTTTTGTAAAAACTGCCTTGTTGTCTATGTAGTCACGCAGATATGCAAGATACTCCCCTTGAAAGCTCTCAGGTGGTCTGTACTCCCCTATTTTTGATAGCATGTCCTGAAATATTTTCTTGTGCCCCACTTCTTCATCGGCAAGATGATTGAAAATTTCTCCTGTTCTTTTATCTTCCATCATGAGAGCAGCTTTACGGTAAAATATTTCACCGTCCTCTTCTATCCTTATGGCAAATTGGATAATGTCGCTTGCCTGTAAAAAAATTTCCATTTTTGTTCTCCTTAACTAAAATATTTTAAAACTTTATAATAAGGCTGTGAATATTACCCGTGTCAGTTTCTTTTAACTGTGTCCTCAACTCCTTTGCTTTTGCCATCTCACCGGGAAAGTCTGCGATGGTATTATCGTAATTGAATGTATACCCTTGTTGTCAAATATTAACTGAACCGGGATAACACCGGTACTGACAATATCAAATCCATAAAATGTCTCTGCCTCGTTTTTATCGTCATAAATTTTGGCTGCAATTGTTGCACCGGCAACCTCTGTTGCGTTAGGGTACGAGGAAAGCATTTTAACAGGTATTGCCCGTCTCTGATAGCTCTGACAGGCAGAAAGATAGGTTGCCAAAGTTATAAGCAATAGAATAGATATAAAGCTTTTCATTTTTATCATAACAGCCTTCTATAAATTTGATCGTTCCCTGAACGACGAATACAGA
Protein-coding regions in this window:
- the htpG gene encoding molecular chaperone HtpG — its product is MTVEKLEFKTEVKQLLDLMIHSLYSHKEVFLRELISNASDAIDRAQYESLTDGDILESESGWKIKIIPDKEAKTLIVSDNGIGMTKDEIIQALGTIAHSGTKEFLNALQNKELKDNPELIGQFGVGFYSSFMVADKVVVISRKAGTKGDKGVRWESTGDGTFTVEEIEKEQKGTDVILYLTKEEEKYLQQWEIRSVVKRYSDFIGHPIVMDVEREKESELKKGEKYKVKEEETLNSMKALWLRDKSEVTEEEHAEFYKHVSHDPSKPAKVIHYRAEGTSEFSALLYIPVKAPFNILYKDFQIGPMLYVKRVQIMEHCEELIPPYLRFVKGVVDSSDLPLNISREMLQNNRQIEIIKTNITKKVLDVLNDMKNDEYDNYLLFHKEFGRVLKEGIHYDFAKREAIADLLLFPSTNNQEDKLRSFQDYVNDMKEDQNDIYYITGASPNEALKSPYLEAFKEKGYEVLVFLDDIDDFIFSAFEYKGKMLKSVVKGDIDLDKTKKEEKEITKKKYDKLIDFIKDTLKDDVKDVRVSGRLTDSACCLVADEGDIDPQMEKILKSMGQDIPERKPVLEINPDHHVLTAINNLFENDKTDVTLQEYVRLLYDQALVLEGSRPKDPTAFAHAISKLMIENAEKKSG
- a CDS encoding radical SAM protein, which translates into the protein MILINPPIVKPSEPPAGIAKLSGALHAANIRHYILDANIEGIYYLLNNAPKPVDTWTRRASRHLSRNLEALKNRDIYRNIDRYKRAIMDVNRILESAAAGTGSRLSLADYYHAGLSPVKSSDLIYVAEHPEESPFYPYFSVRLSEFVKGEGITTAGFSLNYLSQALTAFAMIGFLKREFPRVKVIIGGGLITSWMRNTGWKNPFGGLLDHCVSGPGEIPLLEILGKKISKKSNYRPSYDLMPVKDYLSPGFILPFSSSTGCYWGKCTFCPEKAEGNRYSQIRPDSVIDDLSYLIDRHGPVLIHLTDNAISPVMMKKIVERPPGVPWYGFVRVAEYLADPYFCRALKNSGCVMLKLGLESGDQRVLDFMNKGCDVKTASKVLKTIKEAGISTYIYLLFGTPSETIDEARNTLDFVVNHSDFIDFMNLAVFNLPVNSSEARKVNTVDFYEGDLSLYTDFRHPAGWGRRQVRDFLDKEFKRDPAVQSIIHRQPQFFTSNHAPFFMMDQKNH
- a CDS encoding ferritin family protein, which codes for MEIFLQASDIIQFAIRIEEDGEIFYRKAALMMEDKRTGEIFNHLADEEVGHKKIFQDMLSKIGEYRPPESFQGEYLAYLRDYIDNKAVFTKDINNQQLSDVHDMLSAVSFAMQRELDSILYYQETKQFLSERHYVTIDNIIEEERKHFASLAEMKKTYQL
- a CDS encoding PAS domain S-box protein, translating into MRQFFEKINSNIFIFILSLAASLAIFGIIIYFSVKYFAQPIKEIINGTEIIGKGDLTYRIKVQPKDELSLLTNSFNMMAEELQKTTVSKAYADNIMSTMIDALIVIDPDMNIKTVNKGTIDLLGYSEKELSGNNIGMMFGSGYIDSLEGVRMIRLIEKGEARNYETLLQTRDGRRIPVLMNSSPMKDNDENIDCFVCTIRDIEDRKLAEDALRNAEEKYRKIFEGALEGIFQAKLDGSLISANPAFARVLGYDSEEELMNIVTDIWEQFYPDPTELHLFSRNILEKGEVRNKEIQIRQKKGNLIWLSMNAQIVRDKTGKPLYCEGVLEDIDNRKRLEAELHQAQKMEAIGTLAGGIAHDFNNLLMGIQGCASLILLNKDPSHPEYSKLKSIEQQVQSGATLTKQLLGFARSGRYEIKPVKLNEILERTSVMFNRTRKEIMIEKKFRKDLWVVEADQGQIEQVFINLYVNAWQAMPGGGTIYLETENIIIDEHSVASFSIKPGNYVKITIADTGIGMDEKTRQRIFEPFFTTKEMGRGTGLGLATVYGIVRGHGGIINVYSSKGYGTTFNIFLPATAETIVEEKVIAQQILNGSETVLLIDDEEIIIDVSRQMLETLGYRVIVARSGREAVDIYKKQNAFIDVVILDIVMPEMNGGEISDALKAINSKVKIILSSGYSMNDLAIKILKHGCHSFIQKPFSIDQLSQKLRKVLDS
- a CDS encoding potassium channel protein — its product is MNNIPKKLQHIIIAIVLIIIIGTVGFKIAGGKNTTFLDALYMTVITISTVGYGDVIGLDDKPLGKLFAIIFIFLGAGTVAYLLTALAAYIIEGELKRVFRRKKMDKRIEKMKNHYIVCGMGMVGMYIVHELYNTRRHLVAIDMDETRLDYLKIHNMNVDMIIGDATENEVLEKAMIKKAKGLFAASTSDNDNIVIVLTAKQLNPDLTIISRCTDTKNVDKLKKAGADTVVALNYIGGLRMASEMVRPHVTSFLDKMLRDKESHLRVEEVHIPKHSPYAGKSLEEIDFRSMGNILLIAVRKSDGDWVYNPHPKSIIEKEMSFIVLATVEEREILQSLVSEEV